A window of Acidobacteriota bacterium contains these coding sequences:
- a CDS encoding sodium:solute symporter family protein, which yields MNAILWPLVAAYLVVLIGIGVWSARKRVATYEDMTVAGRGVGPFLIACSVAATWINGVTLITVTGFGKSFGLSGYWHMGAVGIGTLWAGIYLVPRMWKLQVITTPQILERFFGPTHRLAALVVAMLRDFAATAGTIGATAIVASAALGISIFEALVLTYFVTVLYVTLGGMWAVLVTDTIQFFIIVLGTVLLLVFSIQGAGGFGGIFQKVDDPTLFSPTGDFEALEIMGWFSVAFFLSSGYQTLAQRAFAARSREAARRGFIYGGIFCVFWYITPALLGLTGIAFFGKEVEADQVFINLTNEVAGPVLGSIIFVALMSANMSTLSSTIGTMGSNVTVDIYQRFIDPNAGSRRMLWISRASILLTAVLACVTYYYIPFLMELFLIGGRIVGGSLAPVLIAILLFPSMRRRGRTVLASLTSSAGAVILCQLLSPRELKAGTSFFVWGFMDPVLVGVLVSLVVLVVGSRWEGRKRPRFPASGQKPGPTE from the coding sequence ATGAACGCCATTCTCTGGCCCTTGGTCGCCGCCTACCTCGTCGTGCTCATCGGAATCGGGGTCTGGAGCGCCCGGAAGCGCGTCGCGACGTATGAAGACATGACCGTCGCCGGCCGGGGGGTCGGACCCTTCCTGATCGCGTGTTCGGTGGCCGCCACGTGGATCAACGGGGTAACTCTGATCACCGTGACCGGCTTTGGGAAGAGCTTCGGTTTGAGCGGTTACTGGCACATGGGCGCCGTGGGAATCGGAACCCTGTGGGCCGGGATCTACCTCGTTCCGAGGATGTGGAAACTCCAGGTCATCACGACTCCCCAGATCCTGGAACGCTTCTTCGGTCCGACTCATCGCCTGGCGGCCTTGGTGGTGGCGATGCTGCGCGATTTCGCGGCCACCGCGGGGACCATCGGGGCGACTGCAATCGTGGCCTCGGCCGCACTCGGAATCAGCATTTTCGAGGCTCTGGTTCTGACCTACTTCGTGACCGTGCTCTATGTCACGCTGGGTGGAATGTGGGCCGTCCTGGTCACCGACACGATTCAGTTCTTCATCATCGTGCTGGGGACGGTGCTGCTGCTGGTTTTCTCGATTCAGGGCGCGGGGGGCTTTGGCGGGATCTTCCAGAAAGTGGACGATCCGACCCTTTTTTCGCCGACCGGAGACTTCGAAGCTCTCGAGATCATGGGCTGGTTTTCAGTGGCGTTCTTTCTGTCCAGCGGCTACCAGACTTTGGCCCAGAGGGCGTTCGCCGCACGCAGCCGGGAAGCGGCGCGCCGTGGTTTCATCTACGGGGGGATCTTCTGTGTTTTCTGGTACATCACTCCCGCCCTGTTGGGACTGACCGGAATCGCCTTCTTCGGGAAGGAGGTGGAGGCCGACCAAGTCTTCATCAACCTGACCAATGAGGTGGCCGGACCGGTTCTGGGAAGCATCATCTTCGTGGCCCTCATGAGCGCCAACATGTCCACCCTGAGTTCGACCATCGGCACCATGGGATCCAACGTCACGGTCGACATCTATCAGCGGTTCATCGATCCGAATGCCGGATCCCGCAGGATGCTCTGGATCTCACGCGCCAGCATTCTCCTGACCGCGGTCCTGGCCTGCGTCACCTATTACTACATCCCCTTCCTCATGGAGCTTTTCCTGATCGGGGGCCGCATTGTCGGCGGCTCGCTCGCACCCGTCCTGATTGCGATCCTGCTGTTTCCCTCCATGCGCAGAAGGGGCCGGACAGTGCTGGCGTCCCTGACCTCCAGCGCCGGGGCTGTCATCCTGTGTCAACTCTTGTCCCCCCGGGAGCTCAAGGCAGGGACCAGCTTCTTTGTCTGGGGATTCATGGATCCGGTCCTGGTCGGAGTGCTCGTTTCGCTGGTCGTGCTGGTGGTGGGCAGCCGTTGGGAAGGCAGGAAGCGGCCGCGTTTCCCCGCCTCAG
- a CDS encoding hydantoinase B/oxoprolinase family protein yields MPEQVDPILFEVIRNALVEATEEMSVSLQRTAYSTNIKTRLDYSCAFVDRRGRMVAQAFCQPAHLVTIGRLVPRAVAEYGPENLHPGDMLVVNDPHRQASHLNDIFLVAPFFHAGELLGYVTNTCHHVDVGGGAPASIGAFREIYQEGFILPVVKLVSREKVDADIWKMVLANVRAAREVSGDLRAQIAANKMGMRRLAALVERYGIEKLKSYMERLLEYTEQRTRSEMEKLPRGSYEAEGWLDDDGITDRPVHLKARATLDGETITFDFTGSDRQRWAPMNSNLTQTFTACVYVLKCLVDPDIPVNDGFYQPIRVIAPSGSVVNARHPAAIVGGWEVSVRLCEILFQALSQVLPNAVPAGTKGMMCQVGFGGRDPKSGEYYTYYESLAGGYGGRVGSDGPDAVQTHMQNTQNAPIEETELNYPVRITRYSLIPDSEGPGRFRGGLGLCREYLFPGHKAVFTSLSDRARFAPHGLFGGEAGKLARYLVITDGEERKFSSKATVHLAEGETARIETCGGGGYGPPLARDVELVQRDVREGKISRQRARKRYGVAIAPDGSIEPAVTDRLRSRRGSL; encoded by the coding sequence GTGCCGGAACAAGTCGATCCCATCCTTTTTGAGGTGATCCGCAACGCGCTGGTCGAGGCGACCGAAGAGATGTCGGTCTCCCTGCAGCGGACCGCGTATTCGACCAACATCAAGACTCGGCTGGATTATTCCTGTGCCTTTGTGGACCGCAGAGGACGAATGGTGGCCCAGGCCTTCTGCCAGCCCGCTCACCTGGTAACCATCGGCAGGCTGGTGCCGCGGGCCGTGGCCGAGTACGGGCCGGAAAACCTCCACCCCGGCGACATGCTCGTGGTGAACGATCCCCATCGGCAGGCGAGTCACCTCAACGACATTTTTCTGGTCGCCCCTTTTTTCCACGCCGGAGAACTGCTGGGTTACGTCACGAACACCTGCCACCACGTCGACGTCGGAGGAGGCGCGCCGGCCAGCATCGGAGCTTTCCGGGAGATCTACCAGGAGGGCTTCATTCTGCCCGTGGTCAAGCTGGTCTCCCGGGAAAAAGTGGACGCCGATATCTGGAAGATGGTGCTGGCCAATGTCAGGGCGGCACGGGAGGTGTCCGGAGACTTGCGGGCGCAGATCGCGGCCAACAAGATGGGCATGCGCCGCTTGGCGGCTCTCGTGGAACGCTATGGAATCGAGAAGCTCAAATCCTATATGGAAAGGCTGCTCGAATACACGGAGCAGCGGACCCGCAGCGAAATGGAGAAACTGCCCCGGGGAAGCTACGAGGCCGAAGGATGGCTGGACGACGACGGAATCACCGACCGGCCGGTGCACTTGAAGGCGCGGGCGACCCTGGACGGGGAAACCATCACCTTTGACTTCACCGGCTCGGACCGGCAGCGCTGGGCGCCCATGAACAGCAACTTGACTCAGACCTTTACCGCCTGTGTCTACGTGTTGAAGTGCCTGGTGGATCCGGACATACCGGTCAACGACGGCTTTTACCAGCCGATCCGCGTGATTGCGCCGAGTGGTTCGGTCGTGAACGCTCGGCATCCGGCCGCCATCGTCGGCGGCTGGGAGGTCTCCGTCCGCCTTTGCGAGATCCTTTTCCAAGCGCTCTCCCAAGTTCTGCCCAACGCGGTTCCGGCAGGTACCAAGGGGATGATGTGCCAGGTCGGTTTCGGGGGTCGAGATCCGAAAAGCGGCGAATACTACACCTATTACGAGAGTCTGGCGGGAGGGTACGGCGGCCGCGTCGGCTCGGACGGACCGGACGCGGTGCAGACCCATATGCAGAACACCCAGAACGCACCCATCGAGGAGACGGAGCTCAACTACCCGGTTCGCATCACACGGTACAGCCTGATCCCTGATTCGGAGGGTCCGGGCCGGTTCCGGGGTGGTCTGGGCCTGTGTCGCGAATATCTCTTTCCCGGCCACAAAGCGGTCTTCACCTCGCTCTCCGACCGGGCCAGGTTCGCGCCGCACGGACTGTTCGGGGGAGAGGCAGGGAAACTGGCCCGCTATCTGGTGATTACCGATGGGGAGGAACGGAAGTTCTCGTCAAAGGCCACGGTGCACCTCGCTGAGGGAGAAACCGCCCGAATCGAGACCTGTGGCGGCGGGGGCTACGGTCCTCCCCTCGCCCGTGACGTGGAACTTGTCCAGCGGGATGTCAGGGAGGGCAAGATCAGCCGGCAGCGAGCCAGGAAGCGGTACGGCGTTGCGATCGCTCCTGACGGCTCGATTGAACCGGCTGTAACCGACCGGTTGCGTTCGCGTCGCGGGTCCCTTTGA
- a CDS encoding CRTAC1 family protein, whose product MEGNGSGCAWIDYDNDGWMDLYIVNGISLENLFEGETDASRAPNFLFRNNADGTFTEVTRKAGIPGSGLGNGVVAADYDNDGFIDLFVTNYGEDILYRNNGNGTFTNVTGGANVGGGHWWSTGATFGDYDRDGWVDLYVSRYIDFDLKNPPTGGASCKYRGLPVMCGPLGLKGAPDVLYRNLGDGTFREVTAAAGVADKQLGYGFSAVFEDLDNDGFPELFVTNDAGQNYLYQNRKDGTFQELALLAGVAYNREGRAQANMGVALGDIGNDGRTDLFVTTFSEDYYPLFRSFGNFNFEEISFQAKLGKITIPYLGWATIFGDFDNDGALDLFMANGHLYPQASEIESLNYKQQDLLFRGAGGFRFEDVSGAAGLARLPPKSSRGAAACDYDNDGDLDLAVLAIDDTLTLLRNNGGNSGHWLQLRLVGRPGNRSAVGAKVKAVTGDRVLNRRIRSGGNYLSHNDLRLHFGLGTSEEVDRIEIVWPGGGRDTLEKIKAGRILTIVEGESMGSW is encoded by the coding sequence GTGGAGGGAAACGGGAGCGGCTGTGCCTGGATCGACTACGACAACGACGGGTGGATGGACCTTTATATCGTCAATGGGATCTCGCTGGAGAATCTCTTCGAGGGTGAGACGGATGCTTCCCGGGCTCCCAATTTCCTGTTCCGAAACAACGCGGACGGCACCTTTACCGAGGTGACTCGAAAAGCCGGTATTCCGGGCTCGGGCCTGGGGAACGGAGTGGTGGCCGCCGACTACGACAACGACGGTTTTATCGACTTGTTCGTCACCAATTACGGAGAAGATATCCTTTATCGAAATAATGGCAATGGAACATTCACTAACGTGACCGGCGGCGCCAACGTCGGCGGGGGTCACTGGTGGAGCACCGGAGCGACCTTTGGCGACTATGATCGCGACGGTTGGGTCGATCTTTATGTCAGCCGGTATATCGATTTCGATCTCAAAAATCCCCCGACCGGGGGAGCGTCCTGCAAATACCGCGGACTGCCGGTCATGTGCGGCCCCTTGGGCCTGAAGGGAGCTCCCGATGTGCTCTATCGGAACCTGGGAGACGGGACTTTTCGTGAGGTGACGGCAGCGGCCGGCGTCGCCGACAAGCAATTGGGTTACGGGTTTTCCGCCGTGTTCGAGGACCTGGACAATGACGGTTTTCCCGAGCTTTTCGTTACCAACGACGCCGGACAGAATTATCTCTATCAGAACCGGAAGGATGGGACCTTCCAGGAACTCGCTCTGCTGGCGGGAGTCGCCTACAACCGGGAAGGCCGGGCTCAGGCCAACATGGGCGTGGCTCTGGGAGACATCGGAAATGACGGACGCACCGATTTATTCGTGACGACGTTCTCCGAAGACTACTATCCCTTGTTTCGAAGTTTCGGGAACTTCAATTTCGAAGAGATATCGTTTCAAGCCAAACTGGGAAAAATCACAATCCCCTACCTGGGCTGGGCCACCATTTTTGGAGACTTTGACAACGACGGTGCCTTGGATCTCTTCATGGCCAACGGGCACCTCTATCCGCAGGCCTCGGAAATCGAGAGTCTCAACTACAAGCAGCAGGATCTCTTGTTTCGAGGTGCCGGGGGCTTCCGGTTCGAGGATGTTTCCGGGGCGGCCGGGCTCGCGCGCCTGCCTCCCAAATCGAGCCGGGGGGCCGCGGCTTGTGACTATGACAATGACGGGGACCTCGATTTGGCGGTCCTGGCCATAGACGACACTCTCACCCTCTTGCGAAACAATGGAGGCAACAGTGGACACTGGCTCCAGCTTCGTCTGGTGGGCCGCCCCGGGAACCGGTCAGCAGTTGGCGCGAAGGTAAAGGCCGTGACCGGCGATAGGGTCCTGAATCGGCGAATCCGGAGCGGCGGAAACTACTTGTCCCACAACGACCTTCGTTTGCATTTCGGGCTGGGGACGAGCGAGGAGGTGGATCGGATCGAGATCGTCTGGCCCGGCGGTGGCCGGGATACCCTGGAAAAAATCAAGGCCGGCCGGATTCTGACGATCGTCGAGGGTGAATCGATGGGAAGCTGGTGA
- a CDS encoding dehydrogenase has protein sequence MATFIVENGFRIEVFASEPMVLDPVAMEIDEHGRVFVVEMPGYPLNTGATGRVKLLEDTNRDGFPDRSTVFVDGLVLPTGVLKWKDGILVTDAPNVWYFEDTDGDNRADLRTAVLTGFALSNPQHTVSTPVYGLDNWIYLANEPAIRTIVFQDKFGDPGSKKRFPDRSDGPQLDSVTGNLRFRPDTFELEALSGTSQFGLSFDRWGRQFLVTNGRHIRQEVVAAAYLGRNPSLRAASPVADIPDHTTRVYPITHNPEHRILTGPGNFTSACGLSIYLGGLFPPPYDEVSFVAEPAHNLVHCDVLKDNGVTLQASRSGEETEFLASTDSWFRPVNLYTGPDGALYVVDYYRRIVEHPEWMSDEFHSQDSGPQVLYEGSRQGRIYRITPDSEEPVPLVPDFPLGRASDPVLVEYLNHPNVWWRMHAQRLLVGRQSVGAIDRLIEIATGGSRPDARVHALWTLEGLGKLDASLIQSALGDPVPGVRENAVRLAEPRLEASPGLADRLLAMTGDAHPRVRFQLLCTLGWLDSPGARNARRQLLMRDIDDEWMQIAALSAAGVRPLDLFDTGVAEFGDEASKERIAFIRRIAAMVAADPDPSGVTKLLRKVANARRPGSDWWRAAALEGLAEGIGQGSKGAAEGLSTNQLLDLYQASTLPVQKATLQLLELIEKPLSPAPESLITDLLDRIEDQAADPALRADSVRLLALFGVNSRFALFSSLLDPQEPPEVQTAAVRALGQIEGIESGRLFISKWRELTPPVRLAATVALLSRPEFVELLVTGIENEEVPFWTINQGHKIRLVMQEEAAIRLRVHELLRKLEGERLRVLERYRAALSLSGDAFQGAQVFKDSCDKCHQIDGVGGRFGPDLGTVRHRSREELLTNIMLPSQSISDNYELYVIELNNRVLQEGVVGSQTPVSVTLLREDGTETVIARENIRRMYSSAVSGMPEGLEEEISVREMAHLLSFLTTSSVPPIQ, from the coding sequence TTGGCAACCTTCATTGTCGAAAACGGCTTTCGAATCGAAGTCTTCGCCTCCGAACCGATGGTTCTCGACCCTGTTGCGATGGAAATCGATGAGCATGGCCGCGTGTTTGTCGTCGAGATGCCCGGCTATCCATTGAACACCGGGGCGACCGGGCGCGTGAAACTGCTGGAAGACACCAACCGGGACGGTTTTCCCGATCGAAGCACGGTATTCGTCGACGGACTCGTGCTTCCCACCGGGGTTCTGAAATGGAAGGACGGTATTCTGGTTACGGATGCGCCCAATGTCTGGTACTTCGAAGACACGGACGGCGACAACCGTGCCGATCTCCGAACGGCCGTGCTGACCGGCTTCGCCCTCTCCAACCCTCAGCACACGGTCAGCACTCCAGTCTATGGACTGGACAACTGGATCTATCTCGCCAATGAACCGGCGATCAGAACGATTGTCTTCCAAGACAAATTCGGCGATCCGGGTTCCAAGAAAAGGTTCCCCGACCGCAGCGACGGGCCCCAACTGGACAGTGTCACCGGCAATCTCCGCTTTCGCCCGGACACTTTCGAGCTGGAGGCCCTTTCCGGCACCTCTCAATTCGGACTGAGCTTCGATCGATGGGGACGCCAATTCCTCGTCACCAACGGCCGGCATATACGCCAGGAGGTCGTTGCCGCTGCCTACCTGGGGCGAAACCCGTCCTTGCGCGCCGCTTCTCCGGTAGCGGACATTCCAGATCACACCACACGCGTCTATCCCATCACCCATAACCCCGAGCACCGAATTCTCACGGGTCCGGGCAACTTTACGTCGGCTTGTGGACTTTCGATCTATTTGGGAGGACTCTTCCCCCCTCCATACGATGAAGTCTCTTTTGTCGCCGAACCGGCCCACAACCTGGTTCACTGCGACGTTCTGAAAGACAACGGGGTCACGCTGCAGGCCAGCCGAAGTGGCGAAGAGACGGAGTTCCTGGCCTCCACGGACAGTTGGTTCCGACCGGTCAATCTGTATACCGGACCGGACGGAGCTCTCTACGTCGTCGACTATTACCGCCGGATCGTTGAGCACCCGGAGTGGATGTCCGACGAGTTCCACAGCCAGGACAGCGGACCCCAGGTTCTTTACGAAGGGAGCCGACAAGGCCGAATCTACCGAATCACTCCCGACTCCGAAGAGCCGGTTCCCTTGGTGCCGGACTTTCCTCTCGGAAGGGCCTCGGATCCGGTCCTGGTCGAATATTTGAACCATCCAAACGTCTGGTGGAGGATGCACGCCCAGCGGCTGCTCGTTGGCCGTCAGAGCGTAGGTGCCATCGATCGTCTGATCGAGATCGCCACCGGCGGTAGCCGGCCCGATGCGCGAGTGCATGCTTTGTGGACTCTGGAAGGCCTGGGGAAACTGGACGCCTCTCTCATCCAAAGTGCCCTGGGAGATCCGGTGCCAGGGGTCCGAGAGAACGCGGTCCGCCTGGCTGAGCCGCGATTGGAGGCGTCGCCCGGGCTGGCGGATCGATTGCTGGCAATGACCGGGGATGCTCACCCCAGAGTGCGCTTCCAACTTCTGTGTACGCTGGGGTGGCTGGACTCGCCCGGCGCCCGCAACGCCCGCCGCCAATTGCTGATGCGGGACATTGACGACGAATGGATGCAAATTGCGGCTCTCAGCGCCGCCGGCGTCCGGCCGCTCGATCTGTTCGACACTGGCGTGGCCGAATTCGGCGACGAAGCTTCAAAGGAGAGAATCGCTTTCATTCGCCGGATCGCCGCCATGGTCGCTGCCGATCCCGACCCTTCGGGGGTCACGAAACTCTTGCGCAAGGTAGCGAATGCCAGGAGACCAGGATCCGATTGGTGGCGTGCGGCCGCTCTGGAGGGCTTGGCCGAGGGAATCGGGCAAGGCTCGAAGGGCGCCGCGGAGGGGCTTTCGACAAACCAGCTCCTCGACTTGTACCAGGCATCGACCCTGCCGGTGCAAAAGGCAACGCTCCAATTGCTGGAACTCATTGAGAAACCCCTCAGTCCAGCACCGGAATCCCTCATCACGGACCTCTTGGACAGGATCGAAGATCAAGCGGCAGACCCTGCTCTAAGGGCCGACTCGGTGCGCCTTCTGGCCCTCTTCGGTGTGAACTCCAGGTTCGCCCTGTTCAGCTCACTCCTCGATCCGCAGGAGCCGCCGGAGGTGCAGACCGCTGCGGTGCGCGCTTTGGGGCAGATCGAAGGGATCGAGTCTGGCCGATTGTTCATCTCCAAATGGAGGGAACTGACTCCTCCGGTCCGCCTCGCGGCCACCGTAGCGCTGCTATCCAGGCCGGAGTTCGTAGAGCTGTTGGTGACCGGGATCGAAAATGAAGAGGTCCCATTCTGGACGATCAATCAAGGCCACAAGATTCGCCTGGTCATGCAGGAGGAGGCTGCAATACGGCTCCGCGTCCACGAACTCTTGCGCAAGTTGGAGGGGGAACGACTCCGAGTTCTGGAACGCTACCGGGCGGCCCTGAGTCTTTCCGGGGATGCATTCCAGGGAGCTCAGGTCTTCAAGGACAGCTGTGACAAATGCCATCAGATCGACGGTGTCGGTGGCCGCTTCGGCCCCGATCTCGGGACGGTGCGGCATCGGTCGCGGGAGGAGTTGCTCACCAACATCATGTTGCCCAGCCAATCGATCTCAGACAATTACGAACTGTACGTGATCGAGTTGAACAATCGGGTTCTCCAGGAGGGAGTCGTCGGCTCGCAGACGCCTGTGTCCGTGACCTTGCTGCGCGAAGACGGCACCGAGACCGTGATTGCCAGAGAAAATATTCGACGGATGTACTCGTCGGCCGTGTCGGGAATGCCGGAAGGCCTCGAGGAGGAGATCAGCGTCCGGGAAATGGCTCATCTGTTGAGTTTTCTGACCACCTCGTCCGTTCCACCGATTCAATAG
- a CDS encoding sodium:solute symporter family protein: MLLWSLVLLYIAGLMVLGAVLSRRIRGVEDFLVAGRRANRWMISLSILATWVGVGTFVGGTGGSYDLGISFYWIHFSYMGATAWLGLYVIPKVRRTGVLTVPQLVDRLFGARHKLVTLILVFIGDMGAIAGTILASVILISFFLGIGFVPALMMVLGVTIVYVLLGGQWAVLWTDSIQAVMLTATGISIFVIGVTKLGGWTGFTGRLPAEMVSFTGTLEFGTMAGWVVEGIVIAMVYHALFVRGLSARSTREAQLGFLYGGILCTFFYILPHALGLLGRASFGVGTEPNHVFFRLMSEGLPVLLVSFVLAGAIAGAMSTLDSALMSVASYLTIDLYQRHIKPAATQGEMVTAARVAVAGSAILGGLFAYALPMTLEVFLVGQRVLGSALAPVLVGLIFHRPLRRMPATVLSAMVAGASVTILFTWLGQQSAAEIKGIAYVWHWHPCIPGTAATVLALLVGARMERPPAQPGMPPERAGSRENAGR; this comes from the coding sequence ATGCTTCTCTGGTCTCTCGTTCTCCTCTACATCGCAGGCCTCATGGTTCTCGGGGCGGTCCTGTCCAGAAGGATCCGGGGCGTGGAGGATTTCCTGGTCGCGGGCCGGAGGGCGAACCGGTGGATGATCAGCCTCTCCATTCTGGCCACCTGGGTCGGTGTGGGTACCTTCGTCGGCGGCACGGGCGGCTCCTACGACCTCGGAATCTCATTCTATTGGATCCATTTCTCCTACATGGGGGCCACCGCCTGGCTGGGCCTCTACGTCATCCCCAAGGTTCGGCGCACCGGTGTCCTGACCGTGCCTCAGCTCGTAGACAGGCTCTTCGGCGCCCGGCACAAGCTGGTGACATTGATCCTGGTGTTCATCGGGGATATGGGTGCGATTGCCGGAACCATCCTTGCCAGCGTGATCCTGATCTCTTTCTTTCTGGGTATCGGCTTCGTTCCGGCGCTGATGATGGTCCTGGGGGTCACCATCGTCTACGTCTTGCTGGGTGGTCAGTGGGCGGTGCTCTGGACCGACTCCATCCAGGCCGTAATGCTGACGGCAACTGGCATTTCGATCTTCGTCATCGGAGTGACAAAACTGGGTGGATGGACCGGGTTCACGGGACGGCTTCCCGCAGAGATGGTCTCTTTCACCGGGACGCTGGAATTCGGAACGATGGCCGGCTGGGTCGTCGAGGGAATCGTGATCGCCATGGTCTACCACGCGCTGTTTGTGCGTGGTTTGTCGGCCAGGAGCACCCGGGAGGCGCAACTCGGCTTCTTGTACGGCGGCATTCTGTGCACCTTCTTCTACATCCTTCCCCACGCTTTGGGCCTCTTGGGTCGCGCCTCCTTCGGTGTTGGAACGGAGCCCAACCACGTTTTCTTCCGTCTCATGTCAGAGGGACTGCCCGTCCTGCTGGTGAGCTTCGTGCTCGCCGGGGCCATCGCCGGCGCCATGTCCACGCTGGACAGCGCCCTGATGTCGGTGGCCTCCTACCTGACCATCGACCTGTACCAACGCCATATCAAGCCGGCCGCAACCCAGGGCGAAATGGTGACCGCGGCGCGCGTCGCGGTGGCGGGAAGCGCGATCCTGGGGGGCCTGTTCGCCTATGCCCTGCCCATGACCCTCGAAGTCTTCCTGGTGGGCCAGCGGGTTCTGGGTTCGGCGCTTGCTCCCGTCCTGGTCGGCTTGATCTTCCACCGGCCGCTGCGGCGAATGCCCGCGACGGTGCTGTCCGCCATGGTCGCCGGGGCGAGTGTGACCATTCTGTTCACCTGGTTGGGCCAGCAGAGCGCCGCCGAGATCAAGGGGATCGCCTACGTCTGGCACTGGCATCCCTGTATCCCGGGGACGGCGGCGACGGTGCTTGCGCTGTTGGTTGGTGCAAGGATGGAGAGGCCTCCCGCTCAACCTGGGATGCCACCTGAAAGAGCAGGCTCTCGCGAAAACGCCGGCCGATGA
- a CDS encoding GWxTD domain-containing protein, which produces MRVICLAALVAHSLLSLGFSVGLAPVQSKKEQERQAQEERQDHFERWLNEDVVHIILEEERTVFEKLTTPEEKEQFIEQFWLRRDPDRITAVNEFKEEHYRRIAYANDNFSSGIPGWKVDRGRIYIIHGPPAEIERYPSGGVYQRPFYEGGGTTSTFPFEIWRYRHIEGIGNDVELEFVDNSLTGEYRLTMVPDEKDAFLRVPGAGKTVAEQMRLATKKDRPYFTPGNSQRYPFMNQRAKDNPFVRYETYARVQRPLQIKYKDLQELVKVGISYETLPLETRQDYFRLNQQKVLVPVTIQVENKNLTFKQEEGGYVAEVAVYGLVTSITNQVVAEFENDLIISYPPEVFQQALQTHSLYQKHLILDPRMRYKIDLVVKDLRGTKVGAVRRAIISPSFPKEKLVGSSLILSQFIRQLGEIPKDDQMFVLGDVWIHPSLKREFSSDGRLGVYLQIYNAALDQTDETPSLEISYKISSQNGEVYTETLDQNGQSIQFYSPRRVVLIKGLPLRHLKAGKYRVQVLVQDRISDEKVTAEESFEVVKSPQASSG; this is translated from the coding sequence ATGAGAGTTATCTGCCTGGCAGCGTTGGTGGCCCACTCCCTGCTGTCTCTTGGTTTTTCAGTTGGTCTTGCACCTGTTCAGAGCAAGAAGGAGCAGGAAAGGCAAGCGCAGGAAGAGCGGCAGGACCATTTCGAGCGGTGGCTGAACGAGGATGTCGTTCACATCATCCTGGAAGAAGAGAGGACGGTCTTCGAGAAGCTGACGACCCCGGAGGAAAAAGAGCAATTTATTGAACAGTTCTGGCTGCGGCGCGATCCGGACCGGATCACGGCCGTGAATGAATTCAAGGAAGAACATTATCGCCGAATCGCCTATGCAAACGACAATTTCTCAAGTGGCATACCGGGGTGGAAGGTAGACCGGGGCCGTATCTATATCATTCACGGCCCACCCGCTGAGATTGAACGTTATCCGTCGGGCGGCGTTTACCAGCGACCCTTTTATGAAGGAGGGGGCACCACCAGCACCTTCCCCTTTGAAATCTGGCGCTATCGCCATATTGAAGGGATCGGAAACGACGTCGAGTTGGAGTTCGTCGACAACAGTCTCACGGGCGAATACCGGCTGACCATGGTTCCGGACGAAAAGGACGCTTTTCTGCGTGTCCCCGGAGCCGGAAAGACGGTCGCCGAACAGATGCGGTTGGCCACCAAGAAGGACCGTCCCTACTTCACTCCCGGCAATTCGCAGCGCTATCCCTTCATGAACCAGCGTGCCAAGGACAACCCTTTCGTCCGGTACGAGACGTACGCGAGGGTGCAACGGCCCTTGCAGATCAAATACAAGGATCTTCAGGAACTGGTGAAGGTCGGTATCTCCTACGAGACGCTTCCCCTGGAGACTCGTCAGGACTACTTTAGACTGAACCAGCAGAAGGTTCTGGTTCCGGTCACGATTCAGGTGGAGAACAAGAACCTGACCTTCAAGCAGGAAGAGGGCGGATACGTTGCAGAGGTGGCGGTCTATGGCCTGGTCACCAGTATTACCAACCAGGTTGTCGCGGAGTTTGAAAACGACCTGATCATTTCCTACCCGCCGGAAGTCTTTCAGCAGGCCCTTCAAACGCATTCCCTGTATCAAAAGCACCTCATACTGGACCCCAGGATGCGCTACAAGATCGATCTGGTGGTCAAGGATCTCCGGGGCACGAAGGTCGGCGCCGTCCGCCGGGCCATCATCTCGCCGTCCTTTCCGAAAGAGAAGCTCGTCGGCAGTTCGTTGATTCTGTCCCAGTTTATCCGGCAGCTCGGCGAAATCCCCAAGGACGACCAGATGTTCGTTCTGGGAGACGTCTGGATTCATCCCAGCCTGAAGAGAGAATTCTCCAGCGACGGGCGTCTGGGGGTTTACCTGCAGATCTACAATGCGGCGCTGGATCAGACAGACGAGACGCCCTCACTCGAAATCAGTTACAAAATCTCTTCCCAGAACGGCGAGGTCTATACGGAAACTCTGGACCAGAATGGACAATCGATCCAGTTTTATTCCCCTCGGCGAGTCGTGCTGATCAAAGGGTTGCCTCTGAGACACCTGAAGGCCGGAAAGTACCGCGTCCAGGTCCTGGTTCAGGATCGCATCAGCGACGAGAAGGTGACCGCGGAAGAATCGTTTGAAGTCGTGAAGAGCCCCCAGGCCAGCTCAGGTTAG